TCGCCCGGCAGAACGAGAGGCCGAGGCCGAGGCGCGCCGACGAGAGCTCCGGCTTCGTCGTGTAGAACGGCTCGAAGACGATCTGCCGCGCCTCCTCCGGGATCCCCGCGCCGCGGTCGGCGATCGAGATCCGCACCAGCGCGCCGCGCCGCTCCGCGCCGAGATCGACGACCGTCCCGGACCGCGACGCCTCGACGGCGTTCCGCAGCAGCGCGTAGAGGACCTGTTCCAAGGAACGGTGGTCGAGGACGATCCACGGCACGTCGTCGGCCGCGGCGACGCGAAGTTCGACGCCGCGCGACGCCGCCTCGTCCCGCAGCTGCCGCGCGACCTCCGCGAGCGCGCGCCCCGCGTCGCCGCAGGCCGGCGGTCCCGGCTCGCGCACGTACAGCTCGCACATCCGCCGCACGATCGTCGTCATCCGCTCGATCTCGCGGTCCATGCGGGCCGCGAACGGCGCGTGCGGGTGGTCCTTCGGCACGGCCTGCTTGACCAGGGCGAAGGCGCTGCGGACGCTGGCGAGCGGGTTGTTGATCTCGTGCGCGATCCGCGCGGCCATCCGCGCCGCCGCCGCCGCGCGCTCGGCCTCCGCGCGCTGCCGCTCCAGCGTGCGGATCTCCTCGGTGCGGCGCGCCAGTTCGCGCTCCAGTTCCGCGCCGCGTTCCTTCTCGCGTTCTTCCCGCCCCCGCCGCTCGGTCACGTCCTCCGTCATTCCGTCGAGGACCGGCAGGCCGTCGAGCCCGGCGCGCCGCAGGGCGGCCCGCGTGCGCAGCCAGCGGATCTCGCCGTCGGGACGCTGCAGC
This region of bacterium genomic DNA includes:
- a CDS encoding PAS domain-containing sensor histidine kinase, with the protein product MTAGDERWSLEAALERAPFVVYVRDAAGRFAFLGPGAEALFGRPREACLAAPSFWRDGVAQDDREALEAHLARMADDERAVELYRFRRADDVYVWLRDATKAFRGLDGERWFAGGLLEFAERRPCSPMDLLESVRAVSWELDIASGRFVHVGSAFETVFGRPRTAIEGGLSAFLAWVVPEDRRGLEVALRAALTSGGGEIEYRLQRPDGEIRWLRTRAALRRAGLDGLPVLDGMTEDVTERRGREEREKERGAELERELARRTEEIRTLERQRAEAERAAAAARMAARIAHEINNPLASVRSAFALVKQAVPKDHPHAPFAARMDREIERMTTIVRRMCELYVREPGPPACGDAGRALAEVARQLRDEAASRGVELRVAAADDVPWIVLDHRSLEQVLYALLRNAVEASRSGTVVDLGAERRGALVRISIADRGAGIPEEARQIVFEPFYTTKPELSSARLGLGLSFCRAIVTSCGGAIDFAPRDGGGTVFWVEIPAASAEDR